The Microbacterium luteum nucleotide sequence CAGCATCATCAGCAGCACCGGCATGCCGCGGAAGAACTCCAGCAGCCACGCGGTCGGCACGCGGATCCACGCGTGCTCCGAGCTCCGCAGGAGCGAGAAGACGACTCCGAGGGCCACGGCACCGACAGCCGCCACCGCCGCGGCTTGCAGCGTCGCCAGCACCCCTCGCCCGATGAACTGCCACACCTCGGGATCGGTGAAGATGTCCCATCGACTCCCGTCGAACATGCCCGGAAGGGTGATGCCGCCGGATTGACGGGGCGCGGCGAGGATCAGGAAGACCCAGACGGCGAGCGCGATCAGCACCGCCCCCGCGACGACGGAGGCGATCAGCGAGTTGCGACGAGCCTTCGGGCCCGGCGCGTCGAAGAGGACGCTCGATCCGCTCATCGTGACACCACCCATCGCTTCTCGAGCTGGCCGGCCGCGAAGCCGAGCGGCACCGTGATGACGAGGTACAGGGCCGCGGCCACCAGCAGGATCGGGATGACGATGTTGCCGTTGTCGTTCGCGAGCTGCCGGGTCGTGGCGAACAGTTCCACCACGAAGAATCCGCCCGCCACCGAGGTGTTCTTGGTGAGGGCGATGAAGACGTTGATCAGCGGCGGCACCGTCATCCGGAACGCCTGCGGAAGCACCACGAGCGAGACCGTCTGCCGGAATCCGAGCCCGATGCTGCGCGCCGCCTCGGCCTGACCGACGGGCACGCCGTTGATGCCCGAGCGAAGGGCTTCAGCCACGAAGGGCGACGTGTAGTAGGTGAGCGCGACGAAGGCGAGCAGCACGTAGGGGGCACGCACGCCGAGCATCGGCATGACGAAGGCCGTGAAGAAGAACACCAGCGTCAGCGGGGTGTTTCGCGCGATCTCGGTCCACGCCGCGGCGAATCCGCGCAGCACCGGAACCGGCGAGATGCGCATCGCCGCGATCGCGGTGCCGAGCACGAGGGCCAGCACACCCGAGACGACCAGCAGCAGCAGGGTGACGCGGAATCCCTCCCAGAACTCGGGCATGAGCGACCAGAGCTGCTCCATCGGCCCTCCTCTCGATCGGTGGGATGAGGGTGTCCCGCAGGCGAGTGCGGGACACCCTCATCGGGTCAGTAGCGGTCCGGTGTCGGCGGCTCGACGTAGGGCAGCACGGCACCGGCGGTGTCGTTCCACGCCTGCTCGTAGCTGCCGTCGGCGTACGACTCCTCCAGCACGTCGTTGATCCACATGCGGAAGTCCGTGTCATCCAGCGCCAGGCCGATGCCGTAGGGCTCGTCGGTGAACGGCTCGCCCACGACCTTGAACTCGCCCTCGTTCTGCGCGGCGAGGCCGGCCAGGATGACGTTGTCGGTCGACACCGCGACGACCTGACCGTTCCGCAGGGGCTCCAGGCAGTTCGAGTAGGTGTCCGTGAGGACCGGCTCCGCACCGATCTCCTCCAGCATGGCCGCCGGAGTCGACCCCGTCACCGAGCACACCGGCTGCCCGACGAGGTCCTCTTCGCTGGTGATGTCCTCGTTGTCGGCGAGAACGAGGATGGACTGCCCGGCCATGTAGTAGGGCCCGGCGAAAGAGACGACCTCCTTGCGGGCGTCGTTGATCGTGTACGTCGCGACCACGATGTCGACCTGGCCGTTCTCGATGAACGGCTCACGGTTTGCCGACACGGTCTCGACCCACTCGATGTCTTCTTCGGCGATGCCCAGCTGGGCGGCGATGATCTTGCCGATCTCGACGTCGAAGCCCTCGGGTTCGCCGCTGGGACCGACCAGGCCGAACAGCGGCTGGTCGAACTTCGTGCCGATCGTGATGGTGCCGGCCTCGTTGAGCGCCGCCATCGTCGTGCCCTCGTCGAAGGTGACGTCTTCGGCCGGCTCGGGAGCGGCATCGTCACCGGCGGTGTCCCCGCCACCGCAGGCCGTCAGCGCCAAGGCGCCGGCGGCGGCCAGCGCGATGAGCGGGAGTCTCGCTCGCTTCATGTCTCGTCCTTTGCTGTGTGCGGTCGCCGAAGCGACCTCTTCTCGATTCCCGCCCCGCGTCGCGGAGCGGTCCTTTCAGTGCTCGAGGATCTTGGACAGGAAGTCCTTGGCCCTCTCGCTCTGCGGGTTCGTGAAGAACTGCTCGGGTGCGGCTTCTTCGACGATGGCTCCATCGGCCATGAACAGCACGCGGTCTGCGGCCTTGCGTGCGAATCCCATCTCGTGTGTGACGACGATCATGGTCATGCCCTCCTGGGCGAGACCGACCATGACGTCGAGGACCTCGTTGATCATCTCAGGGTCGAGTGCGCTGGTGGGTTCGTCGAGGAGGATGAGCTTGGGATTCATCGCCAGCGAACGGGCGATGGCGACACGCTGCTGCTGGCCACCCGAGAGCTGACTGGGCATCTTGGCCGCCTGATTGGCGACACCCACGCGATCCAGGAGCTCCATCGCCTTCTTCTCGGCATCCTTCTTCTTGAGGCCCCGCACGCGCATCGGACCGAGAGTGACGTTCTCGAGCACCGTCTTGTGGGCGAAGAGATTGAACGACTGGAACACCATGCCGACGTCGGCACGCAGCTTCGCGAGCGCGCGCCCCTCTTCGGGCAGCGGTACGCCGTCGATGGTGATGGTGCCCGAATCGATCGTCTCGAGACGGTTGACGGCGCGACACAGCGTTGACTTCCCGGACCCGCTGGGCCCGATCACGACCACGACCTCGCCGCGGTTGACCACGGTGTTGATGTCGCGCAGCACATGGAGGTCGCCGAAGTGCTTGTCGACGTGGTCGATGACGACGAGCGGCTCACCGCGTCGCACGGTGATGTTCGACGTTCGGGCCGCCGGTGAGGCATCGGATGTCGTCATGGCCTGAACATAGCCCCGGGCGCACCCCCGCTCCAGGGGTGACGCGCGACCTTAACCGAGCTGTAATCGACCCGCGCTGGTCAGATGGCTCAATCGGCGCGCTGCGCGAACGCCGTTTCGTAGAGGCAGACGCTGGCAGCGGTAGCCAGATTGAGCGACTCGGCGCGTCCGTAGATCGGCAGCCGCATCGACATGTCGACCAGCGAGACGGCCTCGTCATGAAGGCCCCGCGCCTCGTTGCCGAAGACCCAGGCGGTCGGTTCGGCGAGGATCTCACGTCGAGCGAGGAAGTCCTCTCCTCCGACGTCGGCGGCGACCACCCGCACGCCGGCGGCGTGAGCGAGCCCGACGACGGTCTCGAGGTCGGTGCCGATGGCGATCGGGAGGTGGAACAGCGAACCGGTCGTCGAACGCACCACCTTCGGGTGGTAAGGATCGACGGTGTTGCCGGTGAGGATGACGGCGTCGGCGCCGACCGCGTCGGCGGCACGGATGATCGTGCCGAGATTGCCAGGGTCGCGCACCTCTTCGCACACCGCCACCAGCCGAGGCGAGCCGGCGAAGATCTCACGGACCGGCGTGGGAGCCTGCCGCGCGACCGCGACGATCCCCTGGGGTGTCACCGTGTCGGCCATCGCGTCGAGCACGGGCTCGGTCGTGTAGACCGGCTCGATTCCGGCGGACGCGGCCGCATCGCGGATGTCGGTGTGCTTCTCCAATGCGGCCGGTGTCGCGAACAGTTCGACGACCGTTCCGGGTTGGAAGGCGAGCGCCTCCCGTGCGGCCTGCGGACCCTCGAGGAGATAGAGCCCCGTCTCTTTGCGTGCGCTGCGCTTGGTGAGCTTCGCCACGGCGCGCACGCGCGGCGACCGGGGGTTCTCGAGCACGCGACCAGTCTAGGGGCGGCGCCCCGCGGCGCCCCGCATCCACCTGCCCGCCCGATGTCGGAGAATCGTGTCGATGTCGGAGGATTCCGACGCGATCATCCGACATCGGGCTGAATCTCCGACGATGCGGCCGCGCGGGGCGGGGCACGGGATGCCGAAAGGGCGCCCTCCCGGGGGAGGACGCCCTTTCGAGATAGAGAGCCTTACGCCGTCTTCTTGGCGTTGACGTTCTCGGGCAGCGCCTTCTTGGCGGTCTCGACGAGCGACGCGAACGCGGTCGGCTCGTTCACGGCGAGCTCGGCCAGCATGCGACGGTCGACCTGCACACCCGCGAGGCCGAGACCCTGGATGAAGCGGTTGTAGGTCATGCCGTGCTGACGGCTGGCTGCGTTGATGCGCTGGATCCACAGACGACGGAAGTCGCCCTTGCGCTTGCGACGGTCGCGGTACGCGTAGACGAGCGAGTGGGTGACCTGCTCCTTCGCCTTGCGGTACAGACGCGAGCGCTGACCCCGGTAACCGGAGGCGCGCTCGAGGATGACGCGACGCTTCTTGTGGGCGTTGACGGCCCGCTTGACTCTAGCCATTTCGTTTCGTTCCTATTCGTGCACGGGCCGCGTCAGCGACCGAGAAGCTTCTTGGCCTGCTTGGTGTCGGCCGTCGACAGCACCTGGTCCTGGTTCAGACGGCGGGTGCGACGGCTCGACTTTCCCTCGAGGTTGTGGCGCATTCCGGCCTGCTGCTTCTTGAGCTTGCCGCTGCCGGTGATCTTGAAGCGCTTCTTGGCACCCGAGTGGGTCTTCTGCTTCGGCATGTTTCTTCCTTCGTGTCTCTTCCCGCTCGGGCGGGAACGGGGTCCCGACGGAGCGGGAGTCTGGGCAGCGTTACTGCGCCGGGGCGGTGTCGCCGTCGGCGCTGGTGCGCGATGCGCGCGAGGCTTCCTTGTTCGCGGCGCGCTGAGCGTTCTGCTCCGCCTTCGCCTCGGACTTGTTCTTGTGCGGGGCGATCACCATCGTCATGTTGCGGCCGTCCTGCGTCGGGTTGACCTCGACGGTGCCGAACTCGGCGACGTCTTCGGCGAACTTGCGGAGCAGTCGCACGCCCTGCTCCGGACGCGACTGCTCGCGCCCGCGGAACAGGATCATGGCCTTCACCTTGTCACCGGCCTGGAGGAAGCCCTCGGCGCGCTTGAGCTTGGTGATGTAGTCGTGCGCCTCGATCTTCAGTCGGAACCGGACCTCCTTGAGGACCGTGTTCGCCTGATTGCGACGCGCCTCCTTGGCCTTCTGCGCAGCCTCGTACTTGAACTTGCCGTAGTCCATGATCTTGACCACGGGCGGCTTGGAGTTGGGCGCGACCTCGACCAGGTCGAGATCCGCCTCCTGAGCCAGACGCTGCGCAACCTCGATGCGGACGACGCCGACCTGCTCGCCGTTGGGGCCGACGAGACGGACCTCAGGCACGCGGATGCGCTCGTTGGTGCGGGGATCGCTGATGCGGAACTCCTCTTCGTGCGGGTGGTGGCCACCGCGACACGGTATGTCGCGGGCGGAAGAGTCCCCATTCCACCCGACGCGGCGTCCGAACGCCGACATCGCGCACCCGTACCTCGGCCGACATGCATGTCTCCGGGTCGACTCCGACATGGTGTCGCCGGAGCGGAGTGCGTGGACCCGGTAGCCTGGAGCGGCAAGCGCGGGTGGGATGTGATCCTCTTTCGTTCCAGAGCACAGT carries:
- a CDS encoding amino acid ABC transporter permease, with amino-acid sequence MEQLWSLMPEFWEGFRVTLLLLVVSGVLALVLGTAIAAMRISPVPVLRGFAAAWTEIARNTPLTLVFFFTAFVMPMLGVRAPYVLLAFVALTYYTSPFVAEALRSGINGVPVGQAEAARSIGLGFRQTVSLVVLPQAFRMTVPPLINVFIALTKNTSVAGGFFVVELFATTRQLANDNGNIVIPILLVAAALYLVITVPLGFAAGQLEKRWVVSR
- a CDS encoding glutamate ABC transporter substrate-binding protein; this translates as MKRARLPLIALAAAGALALTACGGGDTAGDDAAPEPAEDVTFDEGTTMAALNEAGTITIGTKFDQPLFGLVGPSGEPEGFDVEIGKIIAAQLGIAEEDIEWVETVSANREPFIENGQVDIVVATYTINDARKEVVSFAGPYYMAGQSILVLADNEDITSEEDLVGQPVCSVTGSTPAAMLEEIGAEPVLTDTYSNCLEPLRNGQVVAVSTDNVILAGLAAQNEGEFKVVGEPFTDEPYGIGLALDDTDFRMWINDVLEESYADGSYEQAWNDTAGAVLPYVEPPTPDRY
- a CDS encoding amino acid ABC transporter ATP-binding protein, which encodes MTTSDASPAARTSNITVRRGEPLVVIDHVDKHFGDLHVLRDINTVVNRGEVVVVIGPSGSGKSTLCRAVNRLETIDSGTITIDGVPLPEEGRALAKLRADVGMVFQSFNLFAHKTVLENVTLGPMRVRGLKKKDAEKKAMELLDRVGVANQAAKMPSQLSGGQQQRVAIARSLAMNPKLILLDEPTSALDPEMINEVLDVMVGLAQEGMTMIVVTHEMGFARKAADRVLFMADGAIVEEAAPEQFFTNPQSERAKDFLSKILEH
- a CDS encoding TrmH family RNA methyltransferase translates to MLENPRSPRVRAVAKLTKRSARKETGLYLLEGPQAAREALAFQPGTVVELFATPAALEKHTDIRDAAASAGIEPVYTTEPVLDAMADTVTPQGIVAVARQAPTPVREIFAGSPRLVAVCEEVRDPGNLGTIIRAADAVGADAVILTGNTVDPYHPKVVRSTTGSLFHLPIAIGTDLETVVGLAHAAGVRVVAADVGGEDFLARREILAEPTAWVFGNEARGLHDEAVSLVDMSMRLPIYGRAESLNLATAASVCLYETAFAQRAD
- the rplT gene encoding 50S ribosomal protein L20, which encodes MARVKRAVNAHKKRRVILERASGYRGQRSRLYRKAKEQVTHSLVYAYRDRRKRKGDFRRLWIQRINAASRQHGMTYNRFIQGLGLAGVQVDRRMLAELAVNEPTAFASLVETAKKALPENVNAKKTA
- the rpmI gene encoding 50S ribosomal protein L35, with the protein product MPKQKTHSGAKKRFKITGSGKLKKQQAGMRHNLEGKSSRRTRRLNQDQVLSTADTKQAKKLLGR
- the infC gene encoding translation initiation factor IF-3, which codes for MPEVRLVGPNGEQVGVVRIEVAQRLAQEADLDLVEVAPNSKPPVVKIMDYGKFKYEAAQKAKEARRNQANTVLKEVRFRLKIEAHDYITKLKRAEGFLQAGDKVKAMILFRGREQSRPEQGVRLLRKFAEDVAEFGTVEVNPTQDGRNMTMVIAPHKNKSEAKAEQNAQRAANKEASRASRTSADGDTAPAQ